TCGAGTACAGGTCTATCTGGTGGGCTTATATTTTTTGGCAAGTCATATAAAGAGAAAAATTGAAGGTCTGTTGCCTCATTCTTATCATGACTTAAATGACCGTTATATTCTTTACATTCAAAAGCCGTCACAACATTATAGACTTCATCACCATGAGGATATTGATAATAAAAAGCTTCCCCTGAATATGTATGAATTAATTTCAGATTCTCAGCCGTTAGTCCTGTTTCCTCAAACAATTCTCTATGAGCTACTTGTTCAAGTGTTTCTCCTAACTCCATAGAACCGCCAATCAGTCCCCAACATCCATTATCTTTTCGAAGTTGTAATAAAACTCGCTGCTCATGATCTATAACAAGGACACACGCCCCGACCATAATTAAAGGTCTACTTCCAACCAAATTACGCAAATCCATAATATATCCCATATATATGTCTCCTTTAAAAATTCTGCAATCCCTGTAATATCAGAATTAAATTTCATTGTCTTAGTTCGTTACTATGCAATTTCTTTTGGGGCTAAAAGAGCATCAGATTTAATATAAGAGTCTACATGAAAACTAGCTTCATACACTTTTAGAGTTTCAACTGCACACTATTCACTATATTTGTTTTAAAATCTCTCTATATAATTTATTAAACAGGAGTATTCGGCATTAACCATAATATTCCTTCTAAAACAATAAAAAACCTGTCGAAATTGATAGGTAATTCGTTATAAATTAAAGTTTTAAATCAGAAGCATGTAGTTCATTAAAATGATACTTTCATTTCTTTAAACATTACAGAAACAACTTTAAAAGCTTGCCAACAGTCATTGACTGGAAGGCTTAAAATTAAAGGCGTTTATTATTCCTTTACAAACAAATGATTTCTATTTAGAAAAATTTATTAGAAATTTATTTTTGTATCGTATCCTTTCAATATAGCTTGAAAGGAGAATTCTATGAGAAAATTATGTGAAGTATTAAAGAATATATGTATTGTGTCGATTACGGTTATCTTACTGGTGTTACTATCTGTTTTTATATACCATAATTATCAATTAAGTAAAGAATCGTCATTAATCAAAAGTGAGGGAACATTAGTCAATTTTAATAATAAAAAAATCAATGTATACAAGGAAGGGAGCGGTGAGGATACATATGTATTTATGTCTGGATCTGGGATAGCTGCTCCTGCTTATGAACTGAAAGGACTATATAGCAAGTTTTCAAAAGAAAACAAGATTGCGGTTATTGAAAGAGCCGGTTATGGATACAGTGATGCTTTTCACGATGATAGAGATATTGATACGATGTTAGAACAAAGTAGAGAAGCGCTCATACAAAGTGGAAATAAACCTCCGTATATATTAGTGCCACACTCTATCTCGGGTATCGAAGCAATTTACTGGACACAAAAGTATCCAAATGAAGTGAAGGGAATTATTGCTTTAGATATTGGTTTACCGAAGCAATACGTAACTCATAAAATGAACCTAGTGGATTCATTAAAAGTAAGAGGATTCAATCTGTTAACGAAAATGGGTGTACATCGTCTTTTTCCTTCTGTTACGTATAATCCCGAGGTGATCCGGCAATCTTTTTTAACTGAACATGAAAAAGAAATGTATAAAGCACTATCATATAAACAATTTTTTAATAATGATATGGAGCAAGAGCTTTTACAGAGTTACAATAATGGTAAAAAATCAGTTAACCTACCGATACCAAAAGAAACACCTATTTTATTTTTAGCTGCGATCGCTGAACAAAATAAAAATTCGAAATATACAAAACAAAAAAACAAAGATTATGAGGAGTTTGCAGAGCAACTATTGATAGCAGATGTAATAAAAATTCAAGGTACACACAGCATTTATTTATATGAGCCTGATGAGATATATAATCTTGCCATGGATTTTATCAATAAAAAAGTAGAAAAACATTAAGAGATTCTTATTTTGAAAATGGAAGGTCTATGTGATGAAGGGATATAAAATTTTAATTGTTGAAGACGATTTAATGATTGGAGATGTATTACAAAAGATTTTGCAACGCGAAGGGTATTATGTATGTTGGAAGAAAGAAGGAAAAGAAGTTATTGATATCATCCACGAGATAGATTTAGTCATAATGGATATTATGTTGCCAGGTGAAGATGGCTATCAAATTACAAAGAAAATAAAAAATCTAGGATTAAATATTCCAATTATTTTTCTATCTGCTCGAAGTGATATGGACAGCAAACTCCAAGGTTTAACAATCGGAGAGGATTATATGATAAAGCCTTTTGATCCTAGAGAACTATTACTAAGAATGCAGAAAATGCTAGATAATCGATATGGTACTTTTACACAAATCAAACATTTATATATTGATGCTGAGCATAAAAAAGTTTTCAACAATAACTTACATAATGAAGTTGAGTTTACTGCGATTGAGCGTAAAATATTTTTCTATTTATATGAAAATAGGAATCGTATTTTAACGAAAGAACATTTCTTTGATTATTTATGGCAACTCGAAGATAGAAATCAAAATATCGTGAATGTGCACATAAAAAAAGTAAGAACAAAAATCAATGATAACACGGGTGAAATTATTCAAAATATATATGGAGAAGGGTATAGATTAAATACCTATATAAAGAAATGAAATTAAAGAAAAAATACCAGTTATTATTATTTTCTGCTGTTATAAGCGTACCGTTTTTATTACTGTTGATTAGTATCTTTATGTCAGTCATTTATAATCTTGCCTTTAAAACGAAAAATAATAATATTCCATTTCATGAATCTTTTGCATATCCTACTATGCTAGGCGTCTTTTTTTTATCGTTATTATTGTTAGCCTTTTTATTTTCGAAATCCATTAATTCACTATTAAATAAAATAAATATATTGAATAAAACCATTCGAAATTTAGCTAGTGATGAAAAAGTTCCGAATAAATTAGATGTTAAAAACGACGATGAAATAGGGGAACTCGTCAGGGCGGTAAATTTATTAATTGAAAGAACTACATATCGAGAATTAGAACTTAAACAGCAAGAGGAAATAAAAAAGGAACTTTTAAATAAATTAAGACATGATATTAATACACCTTTAACAGCTGTTAGGTTACAATTATTCTACTTAGAAGGTCAATATAATGATCAAGCACCAATACTAGAATCGTTATATCAACAAATACAGTATATTGCAGAATTAACCAATGAATTTAATTTACAATCCACTGATACATTAGAGAGTTCTTATGTTTTAAATCATGAGGTGAATATACACGATTTATTAGAAGATATGGTTAAAAAGTGGGACTATTTGTATAGTATTCATGATATTGAATTAATATATAATCCAATAAATAAGGATTTAATATGGACGAGTAACGATTTATGGATTCAAAGGTTATTTGATAACATTTTCCAGAACACGTTAAAACATTCAAAAGCTAAAAAACTTGAGATAACCATTGAAAATAAGGTTGTTTCTATTAAGGATAATGGAATTGGTTTCGATATGAATCGTAAAAGAGCGGGGTTAGGATTAAAAATCATTCAGGATATATCTAGAATGCTCAATATAAAATATACGTTACAATCAAGTGAAGACGGGACTATGTTTTGTTTTACAACAAGTGAAAATAAAAAGAGAAAATGAGTGCAGGTCTTCTTTTGTTTTCATAGCCGAGATGTGGATATTGGGAATCGAAAATAGATAGAATCAATGAATCGGTAGAGGGGAGAAGGAAAAGATGAAATTTCGAAAAGACTGGTGGCTTGGTTTTCTTGGGTTAATTGGAGTTTATAAGTTTCCGAATGTAATTGATGCGTTTCAAGGCGAAAAGGACTGGACGGCATTGATTAGCCTCATTTGGTTTATTTGGTTCGGTTATTTCATCCCGGAGAAGAAAGATGATGAAAAGAAAGAATTATAATAAAAACATTTCTATTTCCATGTAATTTTCTGTAAAATAGTAAATGAGAGAATTCGTATATTAGATTACTAAATTTGGAGTGATTAGATGCAGCCATTGGAAAATGAAATTCATCCTGATATGGTCAGAGTTTGGAAAGCTCGTGTTTTAATTGAACTAGGCATAAGTGTATTAGTAATCCTTGCTTATCTCTTTTTCATGATTAAATTTAATTGGTGGGCTTGGCTGTTTTATGTACTTATTGGATTGACGGTTGTGTATACACCGTTTGACTACTTTATATTTCCGAAATTACGTCAGCGTTATTACAGCTATCGGTTAAATGAAGAAGAATTAGAAATTCAGCACGGAATGTTTACGGTTAAGCGTGTATTAGTTCCGATGATTCGCGTGCAACACGTTACAATTGAGCAAGGTCCAATTATGAGAAAATATGATTTAGCAGAATTACAAATTTCAACTGCCGCTACTTCTCATAGTATTCCAGGTTTAAAGATGAGAGAAGCAGAACAATTGAAACGACAAATTGGAGAACTTGCGAAGGTGAGTGATGAGGATGTATAAGAGGCAGCATCCAATCACAATGTTACTTGAATTAAAGATTACAGACTTTATACCATTTATTATTTTTCTGTTTAGTTTAAAAGGAAAATTTCCATTTTGGTATTTAGTACCGATAGGTTTCTTAGTGATTTCAGTTATCTCTGTTATTGTTGAGTGGTACTATAAATTATATTGGATCGAAAATAATGTACTGCACATTAAACAAGGACTATTTGTGAAAAAAGAAAGTTACTTGAATAAAGAGCGCGTACAGACGATTAATACAAGTTCAAGTATGTTATATCAAATATTAGGTTTAACGAAGCTCAAAATTGAAACAGCTGGCGGTGGTGGTGAGCCTGAGGTTAGCTTAGCTGGTATTACAGCTGACGAAGCAAAAACATTAATTACAATGTTAAATGAACGGGCAGAGGAACATACAGAAATAGAAGAGGATACTGTAAATGCTAGTTTGACAGAAGAAAATCGGACGGAATATAAGTTGACTTGGAAAGAGATTTTATTAGCATCCGTTACATCTGGTCAATTTGGTTTGTTGTTCTCTTTATTATTCTTTATTTACTCCCAAGTAGATGAATATATCCCGAAATGGATGAAAGAAAGAGTAGAAACATATGTGATGGATCATGATGTGTATGGCTGGATTTATATGGTTGCGGTCTTACTTGTTGTTTCTTGGATTGTATCCACATTTGGTTACGCCTTAAAGCACGCGAACTTCACCGTGCATCGGAAAAATGATGAAGTTCGCATTTCACAAGGACTTCTAGAAAGAAAAGAACTTGTGTTAAAGCTGCACCGTATTCAAGGAATCACGATAAAAGAAGGGATATTCCGTCAACCATTTGGTTACTGCTCTGTGCATGTAGAAGTGATTCAAAACGATGAAAAAGGTGAGGAGAATGTTACGCTTCATCCGGTCATTCGGAAAGACCGCGTCGCAGAATTGCTTGCTCATTTGCAGTTGCCATATGAACTAAATCAAAATGTTACAGCCTTGCCAAAAACGGCACTGCGCCGCTATTTATTAGAGAGTTTTCTTTTCTTTTGTATATTAGCAGTTCCGATTACAGGCGCAAGTGTATATTTTGAAAAATATTTTGTGATTTGGACACTGTTACCTTTGTTTGGATTACTTTTGTCACTCGGATATGCGACATTCCGTGCAGGTGGCTATAGAGTAGAAGGAGAACAGTTAACGATGGTGTATCGTAACATTGCTAAATATACAGGTTTAGTAAGAAGAAGACATGTACAATCAATCGAGAAAACGCAATCTTATTTTCAGCGTGGAGCGCATTTATGTTCGCAGACTTTCTCTAGTGCATCCACAAATTATAAATTAGAGCATACGCGTTTAGAAGATGCAGAGTGTATGTTAGATTGGTATAAGAATAAGTAGAAACCTAAATAGAAAAAAGACAAACCTTTTCTTTTTAGAGGGGGAATAGAGGATCTGGCCATGCGTAGAAGCGGTCAGATCCTTTTTTAGCCCCATGCCAAGTGAAAACAAAAGGAGAAAATGAGTGGAGATCTGCTTTTGTTTTCATAACCGTAATTTATATGTTGGAAATCAAAATTATATAAAATGAAAAACTGATAGAAAACCATTCTTTTTGGGTAAGAGAGAGGATTCGATCATGGGTAGAAGCGGTCAGCTCTTTTTTTCTCCATGCCAAGTGAAACCAGAGAGAGAAAACGAGTGCAAGTCCATATTGTTTTTCATAGCAGCGACTTATATGTAAAAAAGGGATTCATCAAGTTAAGGCAAATCATTACCCAAAAAACGAAAAAATACTATTCTTTCTGTATTACGATAGAAAGTGTTGAATGATAATAATGTTGTTTCATTTGTTATGCGAATAAAACAGCAGGACAGTTAATTGATAGACAAACAAGTGAATGGCAACCTCTATTTTCTTTCCAATCGTTTTTATGCAATATCGCATGAAAAATGATTGGAATTTTTGTTATAATATTATAATTGTACACTTCAAATCTTGTTGTTTAGTCGCTAATATTGTCTATGAAAACGAAAAACTTATAATATTGAATATTTATTTTAGTTTTGCAACGCCCTCACTGTTAATGCTTGATAGATAAATAGGTCAACAGAAGGGAAATATGAATTTATGAAACAAAACATCAAAATGTTAGCTATGGCAGTTGGTCTAACAGTTATGGGGTCAACAGTAGCTACTTATGCAAGTGCTGATACAGGGTGGAAACAAACTGGATCGGTATGGAATTACTACAATGTAAACGGCGCGAAGCNNNNNNNNNNNNNNNNNNNNNNNNNNNNNNNNNNNNNNNNNNNNNNNNNNNNNNNNNNNNNNNNNNNNNNNNNNNNNNNNNNNNNNNNNNNNNNNNNNNNTTACTTCAACGGAAGTGGAGCAATGCAAACAGGTTGGCAGTCAATTAATGGAGCATGGTACTACTTTAGTGGAAGCGGAGCAATGCAAACAGGCTGGATCCAAGATAATGGTAAAAAGTATTACTTTGAAAGTAATGGTGTTTGGAATCCAAACGCTGAAAATGCAAATAACGTTTCACGACCTGACGGGCAACTATTAGACGCATTTCAAAATGAAATAAAAAAGCATATTAATAATCAAGAAGAAAATATAACAATGACATACAAATCCAAAAACTCTAATATTAATGAAGTTATGGATACACTTGTTAAAGAATACGACAAGGCAGTCGAATCTAACGAATACTTAAATTATAATATCGCAAATACGCAATACTCTATTCGTGGTATTCCAGGAAATTACACGTTTACATTAAAGATTACATACCGTGAATCCAAAGAACAAACGAACTATGTAAAGACACAAGCGAAATCAATTATCAATTCCATTGTTCAAGCTGGTATGGATGAACACGAGAAAGTAAAAGCAATTCATGATTATGTTGTAAAACATGTCTCTTATGATACTTCTTTCCAAGCTTATACAGCGTATGAAGCTTTAGCAAACCGTTCTGCTGTCTGTCAAGGATATGCATTATTAACATATCAATTGTTAAAAGAGGCTGGAATAGAAAATCATATTGTAACAGGAACTGGAAATGGACAACCACATGCTTGGAATCAAGTGAAAATTGAAGGGAAATGGTACCATCTTGATACAACTTTTGATGATCCAATTCCAGATGTGCAAGGACGAGTAACTTATTCATACTATAATCTGTCTGATGCACAAATCGCTCAAGATCACCAGTGGGATCGTAATAAATTTGCGGCAGCAACAACAAATTACACGAATGAATTAGCAAATAAAATCCAGTCAGGTAGCTCGAAATCATGGAAATACCAGGACATTTTAAAAGCCATCAAACGTTAAACTGTATCTTTTGGTACAAAAACTTTAATACATTTGCTTAGACATACGGATATGATGAGCCTATAAAGGTGAGTAATATCCGTATGAAAAAGTACATGTATTCACGTAGAGGGCGTTGCAAAACCAAAATAAATATTTAATATTACATATCAATAAAACTAGTTAAACATAGAATATATAGTGATTCAATTTTCACGATAGTAGCGACTATTGGGGCTACACTTAAGAAGTCTAATCTTAACGAATATATATTGTAGTTCTAGACAACTGCATTTGATAGTACATTGGAAGGTAGGAAGCAACTTTAATTGATGAAGAGTGCTTCCTTATTCTATTTTCTAAAGCTTTAATCTCAAAACTTAACCATATAGAGAATATTCTTTCTGTATCACGATAGAAAGTGTTGAATGATAACAATGTTGTTTCATTTGTTATACAGATAACACAGCAGGATAATTACATGAAACATGAAGGGATATTGGAATCAGTAACGAAATGTTCAATGAATGACGATGGTGTTGGCTCTTCAATAGTATTTTTTAGGAGATGATTGATTTGAAGTTGTTGCAAATAAGACTTTTGGTCAAAGATTTTAAGGAAAGTGCCGTGTTTTACAGAGATCTATTGGAATTTCCAGTGAGTTGGTACGAGGAAAACATGGAATATGCGCTTTTCAATAATGGAGAAACGAAAATTGAGCTTGTATCTCGAAACGTGATGGCCGAATTGGTCGGAGAAGGAAATAAGCCTTTAGAAGCTGGGTCCCAATCAAAATTCTTGCTTCAATTTGAAGTTGAAGATGTCGATCAGACTTATAACCGTTTCAAAGAAAAAGGAATTGAATTTGTTAATGAACCGCATGATCGTGAGGAATGGCGAGCGCGTGTTGCACATTTTCGTGACCCTGACGATAACTTAATTGAGATATATAAAATGCTGTAATTCGATTGTTCAAAATGGGATTAGGTTAAACAATATTAAACAACTTTAGTAGCGCAGTTCAATTTATTTGAACTGTGTTAATTGTGTTTGTAAGAGTAGAATCTTTATAGGGAACGAACAGAAAAGACGGTGTTTTTTTGCATGAGGTATCAGCTGAACTTACTTTTTTATCTCCACAAGCTCTCCAACTGCTGGTCTATCTAGATTATTTCTAATCCAGTAATTTCTTACATTTATTGCAGATTCTAAATCAGTAGGCTGGTCATAAGTTATTTCAATTTGATTACGAGCTGTTTGCCTTGCAACAACAGGGACTGGGTACCATTTGAGGTATTTGACTGTCTGTAGACACCATCCGTCCCGAATACATTTGAGACGGCATACCAGAATAAGGCATCATTTGTTGCACCTCCTTTTATAAAAGAGTAGTCATTTAACCAATGTATATTGTATGAAATGAATAAGAATGGTGTAACTAACTACCTATAATTTCGTTTATCGGGTACGGTAATGATTACTTCTGTTTAGGAGTCATAGATAAAAAGTGAGCCTTACTTTGTTATTGATAATGATGATTATGTGAGTAAAAAGCCCCTTCAGATATTCTGTAGGGACTTTTTTTATAGGTTTCGAGATACATTGACTGCTGATAAGTGGGGTTATCGGAAGTCAATGTTGTCGTTAGTTTGGATTCGACTTTTGTATAGTTGACGAAATTTGATGAAAGAGATAATTCTCCAAGGTAAGATATACCCCAGCGCTACAGTCATAAATAGTGCTGCTTCTGTTTCTGGACCTAGCCATTTTAAATAATCACGAAGTAAAAATCGGATAATAAGTATGATGAGAAAGGTAATGATAAAGCTCTTGTTTCTTACAGCATAAATATGCTGATCGGATCGGAGTTCATAGTTATTGGTCCAAATAAGTGGAATTGACAAAAGGCACCCAAAGATAACTGCACAAATCCATTCCCAGCCAGCGGCATGTGCTTTTGGATTTAAGATGATGGGAATGCAGGGTATTAACAAAAATAGTATGGGTAAGAGAAGACGGGTTCCGTTTCCTTTAATAGGATGATGCATTGCCCTGATTCTACGCCATAAGACCAACGCAGCAACTATGATCACAATAGAGTAAAACGAAGAAGAATCCATAATTTCACCTCTATACATAGGATATTTCAATTATATGGGAATTGTAGATGGTTGAGTAGTAGTATTTGTTTTAATTGAATACCAATAACGCTGATTATGTAAAAAAGCTAGTCTGGATCTAGCTTTTTCTTTTTTTGTATATCTTTAAAACAGAAAATCAGTCCCCGACGGAATATGAAATCTTGAATAAACTATTCAAAATTTCATATTGGGGCAACATTTTAAACAGTGAAAAGCTTGCAAAATCCAAGCATGACGCAAATTGTATAATTGGTATGGTACTTGCAATAGAGGAGAGTGAATGAAATCGCTCTAAGAAGACTGAATTTTCAAAATAAAAAAGAGAAAGGATGGAAACAAGCTAAGAAGATATACAACGTACAGGAAAAGTGGAAGGAGGCTTTTTATGCACACAAAAGTCAAGCAGGAAACGAATAACATGCAGCAATATCACTACAAGCAAGAGTTAAAGAGGTCTTTAAAATTTTTTAGCTCCTTTGCAGTCGCGTTTTCATTTATGTCCATCACAACGGGCATTTTCACGAATTTTGGGTTTGTTTTAAACAATGCGGGGCCCGCAGGTATTTGGACGTGGCCAATCGTATTAGCAGGTCACTTGCTTGTCGCTCTTGTTATTGCTGAATTGGCAGGGAGGATGCCACTCAGCGGCTACTCGTATCAATGGGTGACGCGGCTGGCAAATCAAGGATTAGGATGGTTTTCCGGCTGGCTCGGATTTTGCTTTTTTGTCATTGTCATTCCTGCCGTCGATTTTGGCCTGGCTCCACTCATTGCGGATGTGTTCGGCTGGAATATCGGTGGGAAGACCCTTTTGTATATTGTACTCGCAACCTTACTGCTACAGGCTGTCCTCAACATTTTCGGCGTAAAACTGGCTTCCCGTCTCAATGACATTGCAGTATATACCGAAGTAATCGGTATGGTAGGCATTCTTGTCATTCTTGCTATCGTTGCGCTATTCACAACTCCGAATTGGGATATGCTAACAAATATTGGCGAGCAAAAAAGCGGTACGTACCTTGGTGGCTTTGTGATCGCTATGCTGATGGGGTCGTGGACCATGGTCGGCTTTGAAGCCGCGGCGAATCTTTCGGAAGAAACAATTGACGCGAGCAAAAATGTACCGCGTGCTGTATTTTTCGCATTGCTGATTGGCGGTATCATTGGATTTGCTTTTCTTTTTACTGTTACAATTTCCATTTCAGATTTAGCCGATGTGACAGCTTCTGTCAACCCGCTTCCACTTATTATTAAAACAAAGCTCGGCCAATTCATTGGCACTTTGTTTATGCTTCTTGTTATCATTTCCATTTTCGCATGTGGCTTAATCGGAATGGCTTCTGCTTCCCGTATCATTTATGCAATGGCGCGGGATGATGTGTTTTTTGCTTCGCGTTATTTTAAAAAGGTAAACCCAAGAACATCCGTACCGGTAAATGCAATTGTGCTTGTATTAGTGCTCGATATTATAGCGAGCCTATTCTCTGATTCTTTGACTTTGCTAGTCGGATCAACATCCGTTGTTCTTACAGCTTTATACTTCATAACAGTTTTGGCTTACTATTTGCGTAGAAAAGATTTACCTGACGCAGAGGCATTTAATTTAGGGAAATGGAGAGCACCTGTCACGTACGGTGCTTTAATATGGCTCGTGTTCGAAATGGGGATATTGACCATCCCTGATATGTTCCATGAAG
This sequence is a window from Bacillus pseudomycoides DSM 12442. Protein-coding genes within it:
- a CDS encoding NUDIX hydrolase, which encodes MGYIMDLRNLVGSRPLIMVGACVLVIDHEQRVLLQLRKDNGCWGLIGGSMELGETLEQVAHRELFEETGLTAENLKLIHTYSGEAFYYQYPHGDEVYNVVTAFECKEYNGHLSHDKNEATDLQFFSLYDLPKNISPPDRPVLEDYKLKYSYHHSLQSNL
- a CDS encoding PH domain-containing protein; the encoded protein is MYKRQHPITMLLELKITDFIPFIIFLFSLKGKFPFWYLVPIGFLVISVISVIVEWYYKLYWIENNVLHIKQGLFVKKESYLNKERVQTINTSSSMLYQILGLTKLKIETAGGGGEPEVSLAGITADEAKTLITMLNERAEEHTEIEEDTVNASLTEENRTEYKLTWKEILLASVTSGQFGLLFSLLFFIYSQVDEYIPKWMKERVETYVMDHDVYGWIYMVAVLLVVSWIVSTFGYALKHANFTVHRKNDEVRISQGLLERKELVLKLHRIQGITIKEGIFRQPFGYCSVHVEVIQNDEKGEENVTLHPVIRKDRVAELLAHLQLPYELNQNVTALPKTALRRYLLESFLFFCILAVPITGASVYFEKYFVIWTLLPLFGLLLSLGYATFRAGGYRVEGEQLTMVYRNIAKYTGLVRRRHVQSIEKTQSYFQRGAHLCSQTFSSASTNYKLEHTRLEDAECMLDWYKNK
- a CDS encoding PH domain-containing protein, with the translated sequence MQPLENEIHPDMVRVWKARVLIELGISVLVILAYLFFMIKFNWWAWLFYVLIGLTVVYTPFDYFIFPKLRQRYYSYRLNEEELEIQHGMFTVKRVLVPMIRVQHVTIEQGPIMRKYDLAELQISTAATSHSIPGLKMREAEQLKRQIGELAKVSDEDV
- a CDS encoding VOC family protein, translated to MKLLQIRLLVKDFKESAVFYRDLLEFPVSWYEENMEYALFNNGETKIELVSRNVMAELVGEGNKPLEAGSQSKFLLQFEVEDVDQTYNRFKEKGIEFVNEPHDREEWRARVAHFRDPDDNLIEIYKML
- a CDS encoding response regulator transcription factor, producing the protein MKGYKILIVEDDLMIGDVLQKILQREGYYVCWKKEGKEVIDIIHEIDLVIMDIMLPGEDGYQITKKIKNLGLNIPIIFLSARSDMDSKLQGLTIGEDYMIKPFDPRELLLRMQKMLDNRYGTFTQIKHLYIDAEHKKVFNNNLHNEVEFTAIERKIFFYLYENRNRILTKEHFFDYLWQLEDRNQNIVNVHIKKVRTKINDNTGEIIQNIYGEGYRLNTYIKK
- a CDS encoding CcdC protein domain-containing protein is translated as MDSSSFYSIVIIVAALVLWRRIRAMHHPIKGNGTRLLLPILFLLIPCIPIILNPKAHAAGWEWICAVIFGCLLSIPLIWTNNYELRSDQHIYAVRNKSFIITFLIILIIRFLLRDYLKWLGPETEAALFMTVALGYILPWRIISFIKFRQLYKSRIQTNDNIDFR
- a CDS encoding alpha/beta fold hydrolase, translated to MRKLCEVLKNICIVSITVILLVLLSVFIYHNYQLSKESSLIKSEGTLVNFNNKKINVYKEGSGEDTYVFMSGSGIAAPAYELKGLYSKFSKENKIAVIERAGYGYSDAFHDDRDIDTMLEQSREALIQSGNKPPYILVPHSISGIEAIYWTQKYPNEVKGIIALDIGLPKQYVTHKMNLVDSLKVRGFNLLTKMGVHRLFPSVTYNPEVIRQSFLTEHEKEMYKALSYKQFFNNDMEQELLQSYNNGKKSVNLPIPKETPILFLAAIAEQNKNSKYTKQKNKDYEEFAEQLLIADVIKIQGTHSIYLYEPDEIYNLAMDFINKKVEKH
- a CDS encoding amino acid permease, translated to MHTKVKQETNNMQQYHYKQELKRSLKFFSSFAVAFSFMSITTGIFTNFGFVLNNAGPAGIWTWPIVLAGHLLVALVIAELAGRMPLSGYSYQWVTRLANQGLGWFSGWLGFCFFVIVIPAVDFGLAPLIADVFGWNIGGKTLLYIVLATLLLQAVLNIFGVKLASRLNDIAVYTEVIGMVGILVILAIVALFTTPNWDMLTNIGEQKSGTYLGGFVIAMLMGSWTMVGFEAAANLSEETIDASKNVPRAVFFALLIGGIIGFAFLFTVTISISDLADVTASVNPLPLIIKTKLGQFIGTLFMLLVIISIFACGLIGMASASRIIYAMARDDVFFASRYFKKVNPRTSVPVNAIVLVLVLDIIASLFSDSLTLLVGSTSVVLTALYFITVLAYYLRRKDLPDAEAFNLGKWRAPVTYGALIWLVFEMGILTIPDMFHEVAIVGGTLFLTGTLVYFALFRSKIKSGKIGIQNTNIDAGHS
- a CDS encoding ATP-binding protein — encoded protein: MKLKKKYQLLLFSAVISVPFLLLLISIFMSVIYNLAFKTKNNNIPFHESFAYPTMLGVFFLSLLLLAFLFSKSINSLLNKINILNKTIRNLASDEKVPNKLDVKNDDEIGELVRAVNLLIERTTYRELELKQQEEIKKELLNKLRHDINTPLTAVRLQLFYLEGQYNDQAPILESLYQQIQYIAELTNEFNLQSTDTLESSYVLNHEVNIHDLLEDMVKKWDYLYSIHDIELIYNPINKDLIWTSNDLWIQRLFDNIFQNTLKHSKAKKLEITIENKVVSIKDNGIGFDMNRKRAGLGLKIIQDISRMLNIKYTLQSSEDGTMFCFTTSENKKRK
- a CDS encoding transglutaminase domain-containing protein, giving the protein YFNGSGAMQTGWQSINGAWYYFSGSGAMQTGWIQDNGKKYYFESNGVWNPNAENANNVSRPDGQLLDAFQNEIKKHINNQEENITMTYKSKNSNINEVMDTLVKEYDKAVESNEYLNYNIANTQYSIRGIPGNYTFTLKITYRESKEQTNYVKTQAKSIINSIVQAGMDEHEKVKAIHDYVVKHVSYDTSFQAYTAYEALANRSAVCQGYALLTYQLLKEAGIENHIVTGTGNGQPHAWNQVKIEGKWYHLDTTFDDPIPDVQGRVTYSYYNLSDAQIAQDHQWDRNKFAAATTNYTNELANKIQSGSSKSWKYQDILKAIKR